A section of the Polynucleobacter sp. AP-Jannik-300A-C4 genome encodes:
- the nadB gene encoding L-aspartate oxidase codes for MASSKPSTPQADTKADLPVLIIGAGLAGLTVALHMADSQPVILMAKRGLGEAATAWAQGGIVGVVDQEHDSIDSHVADTLDAGAGLVVESTARYIAEESAEAIRWLVEQGVPFTTDESGPMGLHLTREGGHSHRRIAHAADATGKAIHEVLLDKARAHKNIQILEHWIALDLITNRHLDAKIQRAKPNRCYGVYALDIKNNRVETIEAKSVVLATGGVGKVYRYTSNPDTATGDGIAMAWRAGCRVGNMEFIQFHPTCLYHPSDRTFLITEAMRGEGGLLKLPNGTRFMPEHDERNELAPRDIVARAIDFEMKKHGLDYVHLDATHLGEVFIKEHFPMIYARCMTLGLDISKEPIPVVPAAHYTCGGVVTDLKGRTDLPGLYAVGEATYTGLHGANRLASNSLLECVVIGKAAAEDISQLKTPLMPKLPLWDESQVEDADEQVVIAHNWDELRSLMWNYVGIVRTNRRLERALHRIKLLRYEVQEYYANFKVTRDLIELRNLLECAELIVRSALMRRESRGLHYSRDYPGTWAVSYPTILTPQAEGNSESSET; via the coding sequence ATGGCTAGTTCAAAACCTTCAACACCCCAAGCTGATACCAAAGCAGACCTGCCTGTTCTCATTATTGGCGCAGGTTTGGCCGGTCTAACCGTAGCCCTGCACATGGCCGATTCCCAGCCGGTGATTCTGATGGCTAAACGCGGACTTGGCGAAGCTGCTACCGCGTGGGCCCAAGGCGGTATTGTGGGTGTAGTAGATCAAGAGCACGATAGTATTGATTCTCATGTTGCAGACACCCTAGATGCAGGCGCAGGTCTCGTAGTGGAGTCAACCGCACGTTACATTGCCGAAGAAAGCGCTGAAGCTATTCGTTGGTTAGTTGAGCAGGGTGTGCCCTTTACTACTGATGAGTCAGGGCCAATGGGTTTGCATTTAACTCGTGAGGGTGGTCACAGCCACCGTCGCATTGCGCATGCTGCAGATGCCACTGGTAAGGCTATCCATGAAGTTCTTCTCGATAAAGCAAGGGCGCATAAAAATATCCAGATCTTGGAGCATTGGATTGCTCTAGACCTCATTACGAATCGTCATCTAGACGCGAAGATACAGCGCGCTAAACCGAATCGTTGTTATGGGGTCTATGCGCTCGATATTAAAAATAATCGTGTGGAAACAATTGAAGCGAAGTCAGTAGTCTTGGCTACTGGTGGTGTTGGTAAGGTCTATCGTTACACTAGCAACCCTGATACTGCCACTGGCGATGGTATTGCTATGGCATGGCGAGCAGGTTGCCGTGTTGGCAATATGGAATTTATTCAGTTTCATCCAACATGCTTGTATCACCCGAGTGATCGCACCTTTCTCATTACCGAGGCGATGCGGGGTGAGGGTGGCTTGCTAAAACTACCAAACGGCACACGCTTTATGCCAGAGCATGATGAGCGCAATGAGTTGGCTCCCCGTGACATTGTTGCTCGAGCAATCGACTTTGAGATGAAGAAGCACGGCTTAGATTATGTACATTTGGATGCTACTCATCTGGGTGAAGTATTTATTAAAGAACATTTCCCGATGATCTATGCGCGTTGCATGACTCTAGGTTTGGATATTTCAAAAGAACCAATACCAGTCGTGCCCGCAGCGCATTACACCTGTGGTGGTGTAGTTACAGACCTCAAAGGAAGGACCGACTTACCGGGTCTGTATGCAGTGGGTGAGGCAACTTACACCGGCTTGCATGGAGCCAATCGCTTGGCTAGCAACTCATTGCTGGAATGTGTGGTGATTGGTAAGGCTGCTGCAGAGGATATTTCTCAACTCAAAACGCCTCTAATGCCAAAGCTACCCCTCTGGGATGAGAGTCAAGTAGAAGATGCTGATGAGCAAGTTGTTATTGCCCATAACTGGGATGAGTTGCGTTCATTGATGTGGAACTACGTTGGTATCGTGAGAACCAATCGAAGGCTGGAGCGTGCATTACACCGTATCAAACTCCTCAGATACGAAGTACAAGAGTATTACGCCAACTTTAAAGTCACGCGCGACTTGATCGAGTTACGCAACCTACTGGAATGTGCAGAGCTGATTGTGAGATCAGCGCTCATGCGTAGAGAGAGCAGGGGATTGCATTACAGTCGTGATTACCCAGGCACCTGGGCCGTTTCTTATCCAACCATCCTGACGCCTCAAGCCGAGGGAAACTCCGAAAGTTCTGAAACCTAA
- the nadC gene encoding carboxylating nicotinate-nucleotide diphosphorylase yields MFEYNETLEQARQRNIHDALMEDIGTGDWTAMLVPSKPVHAQLIVRQEAVLCGVDWFEGTLKKLDPNAKATWHYLEGDLMKADTKVCDIEADSRALLSAERPCINFLQTLSWTASIARQHVDAIKGVSPNPNGCTVLDTRKTIPGLRRAQKYAVSVGGGQNQRLALWHGILIKENHIAAAGGVAAAIKAAQSLNSGVDIQIEVENFAELEEALNAGAKSILIDNFTTEQMKEAVAITKGRALLEASGGINLDQMCVIAATGVDRISLGKLTKDIQAVDFSLRISP; encoded by the coding sequence ATGTTTGAGTACAACGAGACTTTAGAGCAAGCCCGTCAACGTAATATTCATGATGCTTTGATGGAAGATATTGGCACGGGTGACTGGACTGCAATGTTGGTTCCTAGTAAGCCTGTTCATGCTCAGCTCATTGTTCGCCAAGAGGCCGTGCTGTGTGGGGTAGATTGGTTCGAGGGCACACTCAAGAAACTAGATCCCAATGCAAAAGCCACTTGGCATTATTTGGAGGGCGATCTCATGAAGGCCGATACTAAAGTCTGCGATATCGAGGCTGACTCGCGTGCCCTGCTTTCTGCAGAGCGTCCCTGTATTAATTTTCTACAAACCCTCTCTTGGACTGCAAGTATTGCGCGTCAGCATGTGGATGCGATTAAGGGTGTGAGTCCTAACCCTAATGGTTGTACGGTGCTGGATACACGTAAGACTATTCCAGGTTTACGTCGCGCACAAAAGTACGCAGTATCAGTGGGTGGCGGTCAAAATCAACGCCTTGCTTTGTGGCATGGCATCCTTATAAAAGAAAATCACATTGCCGCAGCAGGCGGTGTTGCTGCTGCCATTAAAGCTGCTCAATCCCTTAATTCGGGAGTAGATATTCAGATTGAGGTCGAGAATTTTGCCGAGCTTGAAGAAGCCTTAAATGCTGGCGCAAAAAGTATCTTGATTGATAACTTCACTACCGAACAGATGAAAGAGGCAGTTGCCATTACTAAGGGTCGCGCTCTACTTGAGGCATCTGGTGGTATTAACCTAGATCAGATGTGTGTGATCGCTGCTACCGGAGTTGATCGCATCTCCTTAGGAAAGCTGACGAAGGATATTCAGGCAGTGGATTTCTCGTTGAGAATATCCCCATAA
- a CDS encoding phosphomannomutase/phosphoglucomutase, protein MQLSPSIFKAYDIRGIIDETLDPSIAKLIGQAFGTEMHELGETDIVIGRDGRLSGPSLIEALTEGLLSTGINVIDLGMVATPMVYFAANHTINGKTPRSGVMITGSHNPPNYNGFKMVLGTAAIYGEKIQDLRKRIEAKKFAVGQGTRSTFDIFPMYLNYIVGDIKLARPMKIAVDCGNGVGGAFAGKLFRALGCEVEELFCEVDGHFPNHHPDPAHIENLQDLIKNLQTTDNELGLAFDGDADRLGVVTKDGQVIFPDRQMMLFAKDVLARNPGGQIIYDVKCTRNLATYIKELGGEPIMWKTGHSLVKAKLKETGAPLAGEMSGHIFFKDRWFGFDDGLYTGARLLEILSKEKNPSDTLNNLPNAICTPELQLACAEGEPFALLETIKANAKFPTSESINTIDGVRVEYADGFGLARPSNTTPVVVMRFEADTEEAIKRIQAEFKVAVLGAKPEAKLPF, encoded by the coding sequence ATGCAATTGTCTCCATCTATTTTTAAAGCGTATGACATCCGCGGCATCATTGATGAGACCTTAGATCCATCGATTGCTAAGTTGATTGGGCAGGCCTTTGGCACTGAGATGCATGAGCTTGGTGAAACCGATATCGTTATCGGTCGTGATGGTCGCTTATCTGGCCCTAGCTTGATTGAGGCTCTTACTGAAGGCCTGCTTTCCACCGGTATTAATGTAATTGATCTAGGGATGGTTGCAACACCGATGGTGTACTTTGCTGCTAACCATACGATTAATGGCAAGACACCAAGGTCCGGGGTCATGATTACCGGCAGCCACAACCCACCTAATTACAACGGCTTCAAAATGGTTTTGGGAACAGCGGCGATTTACGGGGAAAAAATTCAGGATTTACGTAAGCGCATTGAAGCGAAGAAGTTTGCCGTAGGCCAAGGCACTAGAAGTACTTTTGATATTTTCCCCATGTATCTCAATTACATCGTGGGAGACATCAAGCTTGCTCGTCCCATGAAGATTGCCGTAGATTGCGGTAATGGTGTTGGTGGTGCATTTGCTGGGAAGTTGTTTAGAGCTTTAGGCTGTGAGGTTGAAGAGCTATTCTGCGAAGTGGATGGGCATTTTCCCAATCACCACCCTGATCCAGCACATATCGAAAATTTACAAGATCTCATCAAGAATCTTCAGACTACCGATAATGAATTAGGCCTTGCCTTTGATGGCGATGCAGATCGTTTGGGCGTAGTGACCAAAGATGGGCAAGTGATTTTTCCAGATCGCCAGATGATGCTCTTTGCTAAAGACGTTCTCGCCCGCAATCCAGGAGGCCAAATTATTTATGATGTGAAATGCACTCGTAATTTAGCAACCTATATCAAAGAACTTGGTGGCGAACCCATCATGTGGAAAACAGGCCATTCCCTAGTCAAAGCCAAGCTAAAAGAAACCGGCGCCCCACTTGCTGGTGAGATGAGTGGTCATATCTTCTTTAAAGATCGTTGGTTTGGTTTTGATGATGGTCTGTATACAGGCGCCCGCTTACTAGAGATTCTCAGTAAAGAGAAAAACCCAAGCGACACATTAAATAATCTGCCAAACGCTATCTGCACTCCAGAGTTGCAGCTGGCTTGTGCTGAAGGTGAGCCATTTGCTTTGCTAGAAACGATTAAAGCCAATGCCAAGTTCCCTACCTCTGAATCCATCAACACCATTGATGGGGTGCGGGTAGAGTATGCCGATGGCTTTGGCTTGGCCAGGCCTTCAAATACAACACCAGTCGTAGTCATGCGCTTTGAGGCTGATACTGAAGAGGCGATTAAGCGAATTCAGGCGGAGTTTAAGGTGGCAGTGTTGGGTGCCAAGCCAGAAGCGAAGCTACCTTTTTAA
- the nadA gene encoding quinolinate synthase NadA, with product MISSSISFDYPQQNAAGETCTAQAWAKTPPPLHGEHKSAVIARIKQLLVEKDAALVAHYYVDGDIQDLALSTGGFVSDSLEMARFGKNHSAKNLIVAGVRFMGESAKILSPEKRVFMPDLEATCSLDLGCNASDFAAFRALHPDRTVVVYANTSAAVKAQADWMVTSSCALAIVHQLKVEGKKILWAPDRHLGRYIQEQTGADMLLWNGACIVHDEFKAVELEMLMAAHPNAMVLVHPESPKTVVDLADVVGSTTAMIKAVVEGSATEYIVATDNGILHRIRQLAPNKVLIEAPTAGNSATCKSCAHCPWMAMNGLQGILDCLENASGEILIDEPIRVEALGCIERMLDFTTNHPDLLAKAQHGFVKNIGVA from the coding sequence ATGATCTCAAGCTCCATTTCCTTTGATTACCCCCAGCAAAATGCTGCTGGTGAAACCTGTACTGCACAAGCTTGGGCTAAAACCCCTCCCCCATTGCATGGAGAACATAAATCTGCAGTGATTGCTCGTATTAAGCAATTGCTGGTTGAGAAAGATGCCGCATTGGTGGCTCACTACTATGTCGATGGTGATATTCAAGATTTGGCTTTATCAACTGGTGGTTTTGTTTCTGACTCTTTAGAGATGGCACGCTTTGGTAAGAATCATTCAGCCAAGAATCTCATTGTTGCAGGCGTTCGCTTCATGGGCGAGTCGGCCAAAATCCTCAGCCCTGAGAAGCGCGTTTTTATGCCGGATCTAGAGGCAACCTGCTCTCTCGATTTGGGTTGCAATGCTTCTGACTTTGCTGCTTTTAGGGCATTACATCCAGATCGTACCGTCGTTGTCTATGCAAACACCAGTGCTGCTGTTAAAGCACAGGCCGATTGGATGGTAACAAGCTCTTGCGCCTTAGCAATCGTGCATCAACTCAAAGTTGAGGGCAAGAAAATTCTTTGGGCACCTGATCGTCATTTAGGTCGCTATATTCAGGAGCAAACTGGCGCCGATATGTTGCTCTGGAATGGCGCATGCATTGTTCATGATGAATTTAAAGCGGTTGAATTAGAAATGTTGATGGCTGCCCATCCCAATGCCATGGTTCTGGTTCACCCAGAATCCCCCAAAACAGTGGTCGACCTTGCGGACGTTGTCGGCTCTACAACCGCCATGATTAAGGCTGTAGTAGAAGGTTCTGCCACCGAATATATTGTGGCCACGGACAATGGTATTTTGCATCGTATACGCCAGCTAGCACCTAATAAAGTATTGATTGAAGCCCCTACTGCTGGTAATAGCGCCACCTGTAAGAGTTGCGCCCACTGTCCTTGGATGGCCATGAATGGTTTGCAAGGAATTTTGGATTGCCTAGAAAATGCCTCTGGTGAAATCTTGATTGATGAGCCTATTCGTGTTGAGGCGTTAGGATGTATTGAACGTATGCTCGACTTCACTACAAATCACCCCGATCTCTTGGCTAAAGCACAGCATGGCTTTGTCAAGAATATCGGCGTAGCTTAG
- the pgi gene encoding glucose-6-phosphate isomerase: MSLQAQFASNSVHSALDMVLDTAYQGIDASDWAKLFANARKSQLEQFIADLFAGKHINNSEDRPALHSALRNLSKTPVLIGGSDVMPAVSEVWRRIEALCNKWVGVTDVIHIGIGGSDFGPRLAIEALAHVPGIESRGMRMHFLANIDTAELARILARAQPHSTRVIVVSKSFTTLETSMNAKAVVAWLKESGRTSSQIAHALYAVTANIPAAKDFGVEEENIFPFWDWVGGRYSVWSAVGLPIALQYGFETFKQFLAGAEAMDLHFKNAPLEENLPVIMALTLLYQQEKHNIKAYAAIPYADALDWFPKWLQQLDMESNGKSVDRNGKPVKHSSPVVFGSAGSNAQHSYFQLFHQGTEIIPIDFIAVREPMSDRPEAVAHHRILLSNCLAQAQALANGKTASNPNDIYPGKRPSNLLLLPKLNAFYLGALLALYENRTATLGALWNINSFDQPGVEYGKVLAKPIEKALASHQPDIQASTDIDAVTAARINLLNSND, from the coding sequence ATGTCCTTGCAAGCCCAATTCGCCAGTAACAGTGTTCACTCTGCCCTTGATATGGTGCTCGATACCGCCTATCAAGGAATTGACGCCAGCGACTGGGCAAAGTTATTTGCGAATGCTCGCAAATCTCAGTTAGAGCAGTTCATTGCAGACCTGTTTGCTGGTAAGCACATCAACAATAGCGAAGATCGCCCTGCCCTGCATTCGGCGCTGCGCAATCTGAGCAAAACGCCAGTACTGATTGGTGGTTCAGACGTCATGCCAGCAGTATCTGAGGTTTGGCGTCGCATTGAAGCACTTTGCAATAAATGGGTTGGCGTCACAGATGTGATTCACATTGGCATTGGTGGGTCTGACTTTGGCCCCCGCTTAGCAATTGAAGCCTTAGCACATGTACCTGGTATTGAAAGTCGCGGAATGCGCATGCATTTTTTAGCGAACATTGATACCGCTGAATTAGCACGCATTTTGGCGCGCGCTCAGCCTCACAGCACCCGCGTGATTGTGGTCTCAAAATCATTTACGACTCTCGAAACTTCCATGAATGCCAAAGCCGTTGTAGCTTGGCTTAAAGAGAGTGGACGCACGTCAAGTCAAATTGCACATGCTTTGTATGCGGTCACTGCCAATATTCCTGCCGCCAAAGACTTTGGGGTTGAAGAAGAAAATATTTTTCCTTTCTGGGATTGGGTTGGTGGTCGCTACTCCGTATGGTCAGCAGTCGGCCTACCTATTGCCTTGCAATATGGCTTTGAGACTTTCAAACAATTTTTGGCTGGTGCTGAGGCCATGGATTTGCATTTTAAGAATGCACCTCTCGAAGAAAATCTACCTGTCATCATGGCGCTCACCTTGCTATACCAGCAAGAGAAACACAATATCAAAGCTTATGCTGCCATTCCGTATGCCGATGCCCTGGATTGGTTTCCAAAGTGGTTGCAACAGCTGGATATGGAAAGTAATGGCAAGAGTGTTGATCGCAATGGCAAGCCTGTTAAGCATTCCTCGCCGGTGGTATTTGGCAGCGCAGGTAGCAATGCGCAACACTCTTACTTCCAACTCTTTCATCAAGGTACAGAAATCATTCCAATAGATTTCATTGCCGTGCGTGAGCCGATGAGTGATAGACCAGAGGCAGTAGCACATCATCGCATTCTGCTTTCCAACTGTTTGGCACAAGCTCAGGCATTAGCGAATGGTAAAACTGCCAGCAATCCAAATGATATTTACCCCGGTAAACGTCCGAGCAATCTCTTACTACTGCCCAAGCTCAACGCTTTTTATCTTGGTGCCCTACTTGCTTTATACGAGAACCGTACAGCAACATTAGGCGCACTCTGGAATATCAATAGCTTTGATCAACCTGGCGTGGAATATGGAAAAGTACTAGCTAAGCCAATTGAGAAGGCCCTCGCAAGTCATCAGCCTGATATTCAGGCTAGTACAGATATTGATGCGGTGACTGCCGCTCGCATTAATTTATTAAATTCAAATGACTAG
- a CDS encoding rhodanese-like domain-containing protein has product MQYIDAKTLKQWLHSTQELAVLDVREHGQYGESHLFLATSSPFSRLEGEITRLVPRKDVKIVLYDDDGQDICLQAAKALDAIGYSNLFILDGGTKGWSDAGFTLFAGVNLPSKTFGELIEHHFQTPRITATALMEKIQSSEDVIILDGRPQNEFKKMSIPGATCCPNGELSYRIQSIVRNSNTPIVINCAGRTRSIIGAQTLINLGIRNPVFALENGTQGWYLEDFPLEHGKSHPYPQAKVDDQWLANIAALANRFQVPIISDAQFNEWAREMDRSLYLCDVRTAEEFKQKALPGAQHTPGGQLIQATDQFIGVRNARIVLYDSDGARAITVGSWLKQMGHDVAVLKDGIESKVSLPQIVGANLTGAHILTDSELVSAHADGNTLFLDLRSSMQYRKGHIPGAVWTIRPHLLKAIQGHKGPIVCIAEDHIVAQGAYAQLATNGQNPQIYLCKNNLFPEPLDIIATPMVPPDSECIDYLFFVHDRHDGNKEAARRYLEWETGLVAQLDEQEKNMFSIA; this is encoded by the coding sequence ATGCAATATATCGACGCCAAAACCTTAAAACAATGGCTGCATAGCACTCAAGAGCTGGCAGTGCTCGATGTTCGTGAGCATGGTCAATATGGCGAGTCCCATCTATTTCTGGCTACATCCTCACCCTTTAGTCGCCTCGAGGGTGAAATCACTCGCTTAGTTCCCCGCAAAGATGTCAAGATTGTTTTATACGATGATGATGGACAGGATATTTGCCTACAGGCTGCCAAAGCTCTAGATGCGATAGGTTACAGCAATCTCTTTATATTAGATGGCGGCACAAAAGGATGGTCTGATGCCGGCTTTACCTTATTTGCTGGTGTAAACCTACCATCAAAAACCTTTGGTGAATTAATTGAACATCATTTTCAGACGCCGCGTATTACAGCCACAGCATTAATGGAAAAAATTCAATCTTCTGAGGATGTCATTATCTTAGATGGCAGACCTCAAAATGAGTTTAAGAAGATGAGTATTCCAGGGGCAACATGCTGTCCTAATGGTGAGCTAAGCTATCGCATTCAAAGCATAGTTAGAAATTCAAACACACCTATTGTGATCAATTGCGCAGGCCGAACACGAAGCATCATTGGCGCGCAAACCTTAATTAACCTTGGCATTCGCAATCCTGTATTCGCCCTGGAAAATGGCACCCAAGGCTGGTATCTAGAAGACTTTCCGCTTGAGCATGGCAAATCCCACCCTTACCCACAAGCAAAGGTTGATGATCAGTGGCTAGCTAATATCGCCGCATTGGCAAACCGCTTCCAAGTTCCCATCATTAGCGATGCTCAATTTAATGAATGGGCAAGAGAAATGGATCGGTCGCTCTATCTATGTGATGTGCGTACTGCGGAAGAATTTAAACAAAAGGCGCTGCCAGGAGCGCAGCACACACCAGGCGGCCAATTGATTCAAGCAACTGATCAGTTTATCGGGGTGCGTAATGCCAGAATAGTTCTTTATGACTCCGATGGGGCACGAGCAATTACTGTAGGTAGCTGGCTTAAACAAATGGGGCATGATGTAGCCGTTTTAAAGGACGGGATAGAAAGCAAGGTGTCCCTACCGCAAATTGTTGGCGCCAACCTCACGGGTGCTCACATATTGACCGACTCCGAATTAGTCAGCGCACATGCAGACGGAAACACCCTTTTTCTAGATCTGCGATCAAGCATGCAATATCGTAAAGGACATATTCCAGGGGCAGTTTGGACAATTCGCCCGCACCTCCTAAAAGCAATCCAGGGTCATAAAGGCCCTATTGTATGTATTGCTGAAGATCACATCGTTGCGCAAGGTGCTTATGCTCAACTAGCTACTAACGGACAAAATCCTCAAATCTACTTATGCAAAAACAATCTATTCCCCGAGCCTTTGGATATCATCGCTACCCCGATGGTCCCTCCAGATTCTGAGTGCATTGATTACCTATTCTTTGTACACGACCGCCATGATGGCAACAAGGAGGCAGCAAGGCGATACCTAGAATGGGAAACTGGCTTGGTAGCGCAACTAGATGAACAAGAAAAAAATATGTTTTCGATTGCTTAA